The sequence GCGGCCAGCGGCACGCTGCTGTCGATTGAGGGCCGGCCGGAGCTGACCGAGCGCGCCAAGGGCCGCGCGGAGCGACTGGGCTTCACGCGGATGCAGTTCGAGACGGCGCATATCAACCAGGCGCGGTACCCGGAGCGCATCCACCTCTTGATGGCGCTGCACGCGTGCGACACCGCGACGGACGACGCGCTGGTGGCGGCCGTCCGGCATGGGGCCGACCACGTGGCGGTGGTGCCGTGCTGTCAGGCGGAAGTGGCCGCGCAGCTCAAGGAGAAGCGCCCGGTGGTGGCGGCGAGCGGCAGCATGTCGCTCTTGTACGCGCACCCGTGGCACCGGCGCGAGTTCGGCTCCCACCTCACCAACGTCATTCGCGCGCTGACGCTGGAGGCGTTCGGCTACCAGGTGACGGTGACGGAGCTGACGGGCTGGGAGCACTCGCTGAAGAACGAGCTGATTCTCGGGCGCAAGGTGCACCGGGAGAATCGCCGCGCGCGCGTGCAGTTGGAGCGGTTGCTGGCGGAGACGGGTGTGACGCCGAAGCTGACGCGCGAGCTGGGGGTGAAGCCCGCCGTGCCGTCCGCGCAGGGTGCCGCGACGGAGCCTTCAGCGCCGGAGGCTTCCGAGACACCGGAGCCCGCGGGCGCCTGAGTCCCCACGGTGGGCCGCGCGCGAGCGGCCACCGTCCGGGCTGGAGTAGAACGGCCCTCATGGCGGACACGGTGAAGCGGTCGGAGCTGGTGGCGCTCGTCGACATGGACGGGACGCTCTGCGACTACCAGGGGGCCATGCTCCGGGATTTGGAGCGGCTGCGCAGTCCGGGCGAGCCACCGCTCACGGAGCAGTTCGAGGACACGCCGTGGCTGCGGGCGCGGCAGGAGCTCATCCGCGGGCAGCCGGGGTGGTGGGCGCGGCTGGAGCGGCGGCAGCACGGCTTCGACGTGTTGAATGAGCTGCGCGCGCTGGAGTTCGAACTGCACGTGCTCACCAAGGGCCCGACGAGCTCCACGAATGCATGGGCGGAGAAGCTCCAGTGGTGTCAGGCGCACGTGCCGGACGCGCGCGTCACCGTCACCATGGACAAGGGGCTCGTCTACGGGAAGGTGCTGGTGGACGACTGGCCGGAGTACATCCACCGCTGGCTCACGTGGCGGCCGCGAGGGCTCGTCATCGTTCCCGCCCAGCCGTGGAACGAGGGCTTCGAGCATCCGAATGCGCTGCGCTACGACGGCACCAACCTGGACGAGGTGCGCGCGCGGTTGCGCGCCGTGAAGGATGCCGCGCTCGCGAAGGGCTGACCCGGCGGAATCAGTGGGGATGTCCTAGAAGGGCGCGGGTAGCTCGAAGGAGACTCGCTCGCCCGTGCCTGGGTGCAGGAACGTCAGCGCCTCCGCGTGCAGGAACAACCGCTCACCGGGGTGCCCGTAGAGACGGTCTCCGACGATGGGCGCACCAAGGCCGAGTGGATGCGCCGCGTGCACGCGAAGCTGATGCGTCCTGCCGGTGTGCGGGAAGAAGGCCACGCGCGTGCGCTCACCCCGGCGCTCCAGCACCTGCCACTCCGTCACCGCGCGCTTGCCGTGCACGGGGTCGTGAATCTGCCGTGGCCGGTCATCGAGGTCCACGCGCATGGGGAAGTCGATGGTGCCGCGCTCGCCCTTCACGAGTCCCTGGACCCAGGCGACATAGCGCTTGTGGACCTCGCGATGGAGGAACTGGCGTTGGAGCGTCGCATGCGTCCGCGCGTCGAGCGCCGCGACCAACAGCCCCGAAGTGTCCAGGTCGAGCCGGTGGACGAGCAGCGGGCCCGTCGCATGGGGATACCGCGCGCGCAGTCGCGTGAGCACGGAGTCCGTCAGTGACGCTTCCCGGCCGGGTACGGAGAGCAGGTCGTGCGGCTTGTCCACCACGACGAGCCATTCGTCCTCGAAGAGGATGGACAGGCCTTCGCTCGTCGGCGCCGGAGGAGCAAAGGCCCGGGGCGGAGCAACGGACAGTCCCTCCAGCATGAACGGGAGCAGCGGCCCGCACTTGTCGCGGCACGCGGCGTAGAACGCACCGGAGACGCGCCCACCCGAGGGAGGCGGAGCGCCCCACCAGAACTCCGCGAGCGCGATGGGCTGAAGCCCGAGCCGGTATGCATGTGCGAGGAGCTTCGGCGCGGCGCAGTCCGCCGCACCGGAAGGAGGCTCGCCCGAGGTGAACAGCGCGCGAAGGGGACGGTGCTCGCCCCGCGCATTCGGCACGACGTACGTGTCGTGGAGCCGCTTCATGAACGCACGACTGACGATGCGCCGCAGCCGCTCCAGCGCTCCGAGCCGCCGCTCCAATCGCTTCAGCTTCGACGCGAGCGCGAGCCGTTCTTCCTCCTGCGCCGCATCCAGCCGGCGCACCTCCGCCTTGTCGCCCCGGCTCTCCTGGTCCAACGCATGGAGGGCCGCGCGCTCCGCCTCCGCGAGCGCTGCCCTGCGCGCATGGCGCTGCTTCCGCCGCTCATCATGCCGGGCCCGCATCGCCGCGCGTTCCGCCGCATGTCGCGCCTGCTGTGCTTCGCGCGCCACCCGCAGCTCCACCAACTCCGGCGCCGTGCGCAGTTCTTCCGCGCGCCCATGAAGCGCCTTCACCAACGCTTCGCCCTCGGGCTCCAGCCGCGCGCGCGCCTCCCGCTCGAACAACGGCGGCACGAAGCCGGGCACATCCCACCGTCCCGCGAGCATGGCGGAGAAGGCCCTCAGGAACCCGAGGCGTCCATCCGGTGCGCGCACCACGAGCACGCCGAACATCTTCCCGCCCTCGCGGCTGTCGAGCAGCGCCGCCGGAATCCCGGGGGCCACGTGCCCCGCGCGAAGCTCCGCCTGAAGCTGCTCCGCCGCCCGGCGGGCAAGCACCTGAGGGCCCTGCTCGTCGAACGGGCTCGGGAAGCGGCCCGCGACGTCATGCGGCGCGGGCGGCGCGTCGAACGGTGTGAACCACGTCTCCACGGCTCCATCGGTAACACGAAACCGTGGCGGCGCGCCGGCTCACTCAACGGGCCGCCTCGGAAGACGTCGCAAGCCTTGACGCGGTTGTCGAAGTTGCCCGCACGGCGACATGCACGAAGCGGATGCGGCCTACGCACGACGTGCGAGGATGCGCGGATGATGGAAGGACTCGTCGAGGGAGCGGATGGAAGGTTGCGATGCCGTTGGGCGGGAAGCTCGCCGGACTACATCGCGTATCACGACACGGAGTGGGGCCGGCCGGTGACGGAGGACCGGCGCCTCTTCGAGAAGCTGTGCCTCGAAGGCTTCCAGTCGGGCCTGAGCTGGCTCACCATCCTCCGCAAGCGCGAGGCCTTCCGCGAGGCGTTCCTCGGCTTCGACTTCACGCGGCTGGTGCACTTCACCGCGAAGGACGTGGAGCGGCTCCTGGGCAACGCGGGCATCATCCGCCACCGGGGCAAGATTGAGTCCGTGGTCAACAACGCGCGGCGCGCGTGTGAATTGGTGGAGCAGGAGGGCTCGCTCGCGGCGTTCCTCTGGCGCTTCGAGCCCTCGGAGGACAGCCGGCCCCGGCACCTCACGTGGCAGGTGCTGCGGAGCATGGCCACCACGCCCGAGTCCACCGCGCTGTCGAAGGAACTGCGCCAGCGCGGCTGGAGCTTCGTGGGCCCCACCACGTCCTACGCCTTCATGCAGGCGATGGGCATGGTGAATGACCACGTGGACGGCTGCGCGCACCGCGCCGAGGCGGAGCGCCTGCGCCAGTCCCTGCGCAGGCCCGGGTAGCCGCGCTACGCGGACGTCGCCGCCTGCGCGTCGAGCGTGCCGGAGCGGAGGGCCCGTGCGAGTCTCCGCGCGGGCCTGGGGCACCGCGCGCTACGTGGCCGGCGCCGTCTGCGCGTCGAGCGTGCCGGAGCGGAGGGCCTCCTGGCCGAGGCCGGACAGGCGCTCGGCCACGGACTGCACGGAGCGGGTGACGGTGCGCGTCTCCTCCACCACCTTCAGCGTGCGCTGCATCTGCCCGGACAGCTCCTGGATGGCCTGGGCAATCTGGGCGGTGCCCGCGTCCTGCTGGGCCACGGCGGCGGTAATCTGGCGCACGCTGGAGCTGGTGTCTCCGATGATGGAGGCCAGCTTCTGGAGCTGCGCGCCCGAGGTGCGCACCGCGTCCACGCTGCCGCGCACGCGCTGCTCGCCCTGCTCGCTGACCTTCGCCGCCTCGCGCATGCTGGCGCCCACGCCGTCGAGCACTTCGCGGATGCGCTCCGTCGCCTTGATGGACTGGTCCGCGAGGCTGCGCATCTCCCGCGCCACCACGCCGAAGCCCTTGCCGCTATCGCCGCTTCGGACTGCTTCAATCGCCGCGTTGATGGCCAGCATGTTGGACTGGTCCGCCAGCGCCTTCACCGCGTCCACGATGCCGGTGACCTCACGCGTGCGCGCGTCCACCGCGAGGATGTGGCGGGCCATCTCCGAGACCTCGGTGCGGATGGCGGCGAGGTCCGTGAGCGTGCGCTCCAGCGCGGCGCCGCCGTCGCGGCCCACCTGCTCGGCGGCCTCGGCGGAGGCGGCGAGGACGCGGGCCTTGTCAGCCGTCACGTGGGAGCTCTGCCGGATTTCCTCCACCGTCGCCTCGAGCTGCTGGAGCGCCGTGGCCTGGCGGCTGATGCCGGCCGTCTGCTCCTCGGCCGTGGCGCGGAGCTGGTGCGACACCGCGGCCAGCTCTCCTGCGCCGCTGCCCATGCTGTCGGCGAGCTGGCGCACTTCCTTGCGGCGCGCCTCGAGCTGGCGCGTGTGCATTGCGAGCGCGGTGACCACCAGTGACGAGCGGCGCCCGACGATGCCCACCAGCGACAGCGTGAGCACGAGGAAGCCCCAGTGGATGAAGCTGGCGCCCGTGTCCATCAGGCCGAACATGGGCAGGATGCTGAGGATGAAGAAGCAGATGAGGATGCCCAGGCCACCCGCGAAGATGCGGGCATCCACGTTGCCCTTCCATGCCTCCACGGCCACGACGCCGAAGCAGACGAGCATGCCGGGCTGCGAGTACATGATGAACGGCGTCAGGACCTGCACGGCCACAGCCAGGTCGACGACGACGAGCACGGAGAGGACCACGGCGATGACGGAGGCCACCATCGCGAACCGACGGAACCAGCGCAGCCGGCCCTCGCCCACCATGTCCGAGACGAACCACGCGAGGCCGGGGAGGATGCCGTAGGCGCCCAGCAGGATGAGTTGCGTCCCGAGCGTGGGTGCGTCCCAGAGCGAGGTGTACAGGCCGCTCGCCCCGAGCATGAGCAGGCCCGAGCCCGCCGAGAAGACGGTGAGGCCCACGAGCAGCCGCCACTGGCGCCGCACCGCGGCGGCGCCCAGGGACACTAAGGCGATGGCGAGCAGCACCACGCCCATGACGAAGGGCGCCAGGCCCGTGCTCGTCGCGGTAGCCAGCAATTCGTGGCGCGAGCCCACCTGCACGTCGCGCGTCACGCCGACGGTGGGGCCGCTGCTCTGGATGCGCAGCAGCACGCGCTGGCCCTTCAGCGACGGGGGCAGCGCCACGAGGTGCCAGGACATGTTGTCCATGCGCTCATGGCCGGCGGGGTTCAGCTTCCCGCTCGCGTAGAGGCGATGGCCGCCGCCGTAGACCTCGAAGGCGGTGGCGACGTTGCCGAGGTAGAGAGCGGGCTCCAGCCACGGCCCGTTGGGGATGGGGATGCTCAGCCAGAGCATCGTCTGCTTACCGCGTCCCGGAGGCTCCTGGTACGCGGCCACGGGCATCCAGCCATCCTCGGTGCCGGACAGCTTTGCCCAGGTCGGCGCTCCGTCGAGGTCGAGCGGGGAGTCACCCCAGCGGTAGCGCCAGCCGTCGAGCACGGACGCCGTCGCCTGTGTCGCCGACGCGTGGGCCACGGGCGCGAGCAGCAGCGCGAGGAGCAGCGCGGTGCCGAGGGCCGCGAGCCGCGAGGTCCGGGAGGGGAGGGGAGATTCCGTGGGTACGAAGGAGAAGAAGGCTCGGAAGAGACCCATGTACCGGGAATGCTCAGGCGCCTGAGACATGGATGTAAATAGGGTCTGTATCGCCCCGCCCGGCTGCTGGCCCTATGTACGCGGCTTTCATTTATTTCCACGTTTCATGTCTGTAATTGCGCAGCCCGGCTGTCCGCCCAGCGTGCTCAGACGCGCTGCGGCGTGGGGGCGTGGAAGCGGGGCGGGAGGGCTGTCCAAGGTCCCTCGGGGAGCGAGGGGGCGAGAGGCGCGCTCACTTCGACTTCGCGGCGCGTTGGAAGGCCTCGCGGGAGCGTTGAATCTCGGGCCGGTGCTGTTGCGCCCAGATTGCGAGCGCGGTGACGGGTTCGAGCAGGGTTCGTCCGAGCCGCGTGAGCTCGTAGTCCACGCGCGGAGGAATCGTCGGGAAGACGGTTCGTTTCACGAGCCCGTCCCGCTCGAGGCCTCGGAGCGTGAGGGTCAGCATGCGCTGGGAGATTCCGTCGATGGCGCGCTTGAGGTCGCTGAAGCGCATCGTGCCCGCGCCGAGGTTGACGATGACCAGCACGCTCCACTTGTCCCCGACGAGGCTCAGGATTTCACGCGTCGCGACGCAGTCGTCGTCGTAGCTCCTGGTCATCTTGCCGTTACCTGGTGACTTCAATGTGCCTCCTTCACGGCGTCCGCTCGGTATGCAAGGTAGCCAAGGTCACTTTTCGTGACCAGGCACACAAGGGTAACCGACATGACCACGAGAAATGCCATGGCTGCTCCGCTCGGAGACAGCGCGAGGCCGTCCAACGCTCTTCGCGTCGGTCTGTGGGTCGTTCAGGCGCTCCTGGGAGTCCTCTTCGCAGGCACGGGGCTCTGGAAGCTCATGACTCCAGTCGCGCAGCTCGCCGCGATGATTCCGTGGGCAGGACAGGTTCCCGCGGCGTTCCTGTATGCGACGGCGGTGGTCGATTTGTGCGGTGGGATTGGCGTCGTCCTGCCCGCGCTCACGCGTATCAAACCCGGGCTGACCGTGCTTGCCGCGCTGGGCTGCGCGGCGCTCCAGATTTCTGCAATTGTGTTTCATGTTTCGCGTGGCGAGGCTGCGAATACTCCCTTCAACTTCCTGCTCGTCGGGCTCTCGCTCTTCGTCTTCTGGGGGCGGCGGTACCGGGCGCCCATCCAGCCTCGGTCATGACGGCTTGGATGATGTCGTGAGCAGCAGGCGGCAGCGCAGACCGCCGTTGCGCACGGGGAGGCTCTGCGCTTCGGGTAGGTTCAACGTCTTCACCAGCGTGTTGTCGTCGGGGAGAATCACTGCCGCACGCCAGCCCGCGAAGCCGTGCCGCAGCGTGTGGCCCAGCGCTTTGTACAGTTCGGGCAGGTCCTCCGCTTCGCCCACGCGCTTGCCGTACGGCGGATTCGCCACCACCAGCCCGGGCCCACCCACGGGCGCCGTCAGCGTGCGCACGTCGTGGCGCTCCAGCGCGAGCGTCACTCCCGCCCGTCGTGCATTGCGCCGCGCCGTGCCCAGTGAGCCCGCGTTGATGTCGAAGCCGTGAAGTGTCGCGCGTGGCGTGGGCAGGGCCTCCGCCTCCGCGCGCGCCTTGAGCCGGGCCCAGGTCTCCGCGTCGAAGGAGGGGAAGGACTCGAAGGCGAAGTGACGCATCAGCCCCGGCGCGCGGCGCATGGACATCCACGCACCTTCCACCAGGAACGTGCCCGAGCCGCACATCGGGTCCACCAGCGGCTCCGTGCCGTCATATCCCGCGAGCCTCAGGATGCCCGCCGCGAGCGTCTCGCGCAGGGGCGCTCGACTTACCTCCTGCCGGTAGCCGCGCCGGTGTAGCGGCTCGCCGCTGGTGTCCACGCTCACGGTGAAGACGTCACCCTCCACGCGCACCAGCAACGTCAGGCCTTCGCCGCCGCCCTCTTCGTCGAGCGCCCCTGCCTGTTCCAGCGAGGGCAGGCCCCACGCATACGCAGCCGCGGAGAACACCACGTCCGTCCCCGGCACCGGCGAGCGGTGCATGCTCACAGAAAGCTTCGGCGGCGTGCGCCCATCC comes from Pyxidicoccus parkwaysis and encodes:
- a CDS encoding 5' nucleotidase, NT5C type, translating into MADTVKRSELVALVDMDGTLCDYQGAMLRDLERLRSPGEPPLTEQFEDTPWLRARQELIRGQPGWWARLERRQHGFDVLNELRALEFELHVLTKGPTSSTNAWAEKLQWCQAHVPDARVTVTMDKGLVYGKVLVDDWPEYIHRWLTWRPRGLVIVPAQPWNEGFEHPNALRYDGTNLDEVRARLRAVKDAALAKG
- a CDS encoding DNA-3-methyladenine glycosylase I yields the protein MMEGLVEGADGRLRCRWAGSSPDYIAYHDTEWGRPVTEDRRLFEKLCLEGFQSGLSWLTILRKREAFREAFLGFDFTRLVHFTAKDVERLLGNAGIIRHRGKIESVVNNARRACELVEQEGSLAAFLWRFEPSEDSRPRHLTWQVLRSMATTPESTALSKELRQRGWSFVGPTTSYAFMQAMGMVNDHVDGCAHRAEAERLRQSLRRPG
- a CDS encoding RluA family pseudouridine synthase yields the protein METWFTPFDAPPAPHDVAGRFPSPFDEQGPQVLARRAAEQLQAELRAGHVAPGIPAALLDSREGGKMFGVLVVRAPDGRLGFLRAFSAMLAGRWDVPGFVPPLFEREARARLEPEGEALVKALHGRAEELRTAPELVELRVAREAQQARHAAERAAMRARHDERRKQRHARRAALAEAERAALHALDQESRGDKAEVRRLDAAQEEERLALASKLKRLERRLGALERLRRIVSRAFMKRLHDTYVVPNARGEHRPLRALFTSGEPPSGAADCAAPKLLAHAYRLGLQPIALAEFWWGAPPPSGGRVSGAFYAACRDKCGPLLPFMLEGLSVAPPRAFAPPAPTSEGLSILFEDEWLVVVDKPHDLLSVPGREASLTDSVLTRLRARYPHATGPLLVHRLDLDTSGLLVAALDARTHATLQRQFLHREVHKRYVAWVQGLVKGERGTIDFPMRVDLDDRPRQIHDPVHGKRAVTEWQVLERRGERTRVAFFPHTGRTHQLRVHAAHPLGLGAPIVGDRLYGHPGERLFLHAEALTFLHPGTGERVSFELPAPF
- a CDS encoding class I SAM-dependent methyltransferase, which translates into the protein MRKLKQVNHLMGLLRPAIEDVQARHKDAVLVDAGSGNAYLGFVLYELFLKDAASGTLLSIEGRPELTERAKGRAERLGFTRMQFETAHINQARYPERIHLLMALHACDTATDDALVAAVRHGADHVAVVPCCQAEVAAQLKEKRPVVAASGSMSLLYAHPWHRREFGSHLTNVIRALTLEAFGYQVTVTELTGWEHSLKNELILGRKVHRENRRARVQLERLLAETGVTPKLTRELGVKPAVPSAQGAATEPSAPEASETPEPAGA
- a CDS encoding winged helix-turn-helix transcriptional regulator, yielding MKSPGNGKMTRSYDDDCVATREILSLVGDKWSVLVIVNLGAGTMRFSDLKRAIDGISQRMLTLTLRGLERDGLVKRTVFPTIPPRVDYELTRLGRTLLEPVTALAIWAQQHRPEIQRSREAFQRAAKSK
- a CDS encoding DoxX family protein, which encodes MAAPLGDSARPSNALRVGLWVVQALLGVLFAGTGLWKLMTPVAQLAAMIPWAGQVPAAFLYATAVVDLCGGIGVVLPALTRIKPGLTVLAALGCAALQISAIVFHVSRGEAANTPFNFLLVGLSLFVFWGRRYRAPIQPRS
- a CDS encoding methyl-accepting chemotaxis protein, with translation MSLGAAAVRRQWRLLVGLTVFSAGSGLLMLGASGLYTSLWDAPTLGTQLILLGAYGILPGLAWFVSDMVGEGRLRWFRRFAMVASVIAVVLSVLVVVDLAVAVQVLTPFIMYSQPGMLVCFGVVAVEAWKGNVDARIFAGGLGILICFFILSILPMFGLMDTGASFIHWGFLVLTLSLVGIVGRRSSLVVTALAMHTRQLEARRKEVRQLADSMGSGAGELAAVSHQLRATAEEQTAGISRQATALQQLEATVEEIRQSSHVTADKARVLAASAEAAEQVGRDGGAALERTLTDLAAIRTEVSEMARHILAVDARTREVTGIVDAVKALADQSNMLAINAAIEAVRSGDSGKGFGVVAREMRSLADQSIKATERIREVLDGVGASMREAAKVSEQGEQRVRGSVDAVRTSGAQLQKLASIIGDTSSSVRQITAAVAQQDAGTAQIAQAIQELSGQMQRTLKVVEETRTVTRSVQSVAERLSGLGQEALRSGTLDAQTAPAT
- a CDS encoding THUMP domain-containing class I SAM-dependent RNA methyltransferase, whose translation is MGLPVTSLRNDELVYVSTLPGLEPALEAEASALGWSPRRVEGGVELTGPAGLHQEANLRLRTASRVLLRLGSFRAGDSDTLADRLGALDLSRVWDGRTPPKLSVSMHRSPVPGTDVVFSAAAYAWGLPSLEQAGALDEEGGGEGLTLLVRVEGDVFTVSVDTSGEPLHRRGYRQEVSRAPLRETLAAGILRLAGYDGTEPLVDPMCGSGTFLVEGAWMSMRRAPGLMRHFAFESFPSFDAETWARLKARAEAEALPTPRATLHGFDINAGSLGTARRNARRAGVTLALERHDVRTLTAPVGGPGLVVANPPYGKRVGEAEDLPELYKALGHTLRHGFAGWRAAVILPDDNTLVKTLNLPEAQSLPVRNGGLRCRLLLTTSSKPS